From the genome of Actinomycetota bacterium, one region includes:
- a CDS encoding ABC transporter ATP-binding protein, giving the protein MGEVELDDVTKVYRGGIEAVSSLDLDVPDGSFFVLVGPSGCGKTTVLRMVAGLEEVTNGTIRIGGRDVTDESPRDRDVAMVFQNYALYPHMTAYENIAFGLRTRRAKKDDVDRMVRQVARILEIDKVLDKRPRSLSGGQRQRVALGRAIVRQPQVFLMDEPLSNIDAKLRAGMRGELIRIQRAVGVTTLYVTHDQVEAMTLGDHVAVMRDGVLQQVGRPSELYDEPANLFVAGFIGTPPMNLVEATLTRDDGVPTLAFGTHRLGIDDRVFERHPRLRVYEGLPVVVGIRPDDLEHAALAPTAPADARMVANVERVDTIGRDLHVHFDIGAPVVDVPDAGDGDFGVHDDGPAFALGSANQFVARIDERTPVRVGDRLELVVNTARLHAFDPVSGEAVG; this is encoded by the coding sequence ATGGGCGAGGTCGAGCTCGACGACGTCACCAAGGTCTACCGCGGCGGTATCGAGGCGGTGTCGTCGCTCGATCTCGACGTGCCCGACGGCAGCTTCTTCGTGCTCGTCGGTCCCTCGGGATGCGGCAAGACCACGGTGCTTCGGATGGTCGCGGGTCTCGAGGAGGTGACCAACGGCACGATCCGCATCGGCGGGCGCGACGTCACCGACGAATCACCTCGCGATCGCGACGTCGCCATGGTGTTCCAGAACTATGCGCTGTACCCGCACATGACGGCGTACGAGAACATCGCGTTCGGCCTTCGCACCCGCCGCGCCAAGAAGGACGACGTCGACCGGATGGTTCGTCAGGTCGCCCGCATCCTCGAGATCGACAAGGTCCTGGACAAGCGGCCTCGCTCGCTATCAGGCGGCCAGCGCCAGCGCGTCGCGCTTGGACGGGCCATCGTTCGGCAGCCGCAGGTGTTCCTGATGGACGAGCCCTTGTCGAACATCGACGCGAAGCTCCGTGCGGGCATGCGCGGCGAGCTGATCCGGATCCAGCGTGCAGTGGGCGTGACCACGCTGTACGTGACCCACGACCAGGTCGAGGCGATGACACTTGGCGACCACGTCGCGGTGATGCGCGACGGCGTGCTGCAGCAGGTGGGCCGACCGAGCGAGCTGTACGACGAGCCGGCGAACCTGTTCGTCGCCGGGTTCATCGGGACGCCGCCGATGAACCTGGTCGAGGCAACGCTGACCCGTGACGACGGCGTCCCCACGCTCGCGTTCGGAACGCATCGGCTCGGGATTGACGACCGGGTGTTCGAACGTCATCCGCGGCTCCGCGTGTACGAGGGCCTGCCGGTCGTCGTGGGTATCCGCCCGGACGACCTGGAGCACGCGGCGCTCGCGCCGACCGCGCCGGCCGACGCGCGCATGGTGGCGAACGTCGAACGCGTCGACACGATCGGGCGGGATCTGCACGTGCACTTCGACATCGGTGCGCCGGTCGTGGATGTGCCCGACGCCGGCGACGGCGACTTCGGAGTACACGACGACGGGCCGGCGTTCGCGCTCGGGAGTGCCAATCAGTTCGTGGCGCGAATCGACGAACGGACGCCCGTTCGCGTGGGCGATCGGTTGGAGCTCGTCGTGAACACAGCCCGACTGCACGCATTCGACCCCGTAAGCGGCGAGGCGGTCGGCTGA
- a CDS encoding class I SAM-dependent methyltransferase yields MTTRSEWAEYYDEHEGREPREMLLEVLDAFGASEERSAVDLGCGSGIDTLAMLRRGWRVFAIDAEEEAIERVRRRVPGTVSSRLTTVVSRMEDVDLPTGVDLVWASFTLFFCRPDAFGDVWSRIGDAIAPGGRFAGELLGDRDTWAPEDDVSAFTHDEAVALFDGFEVERFDEEEEDGRATSEDKHWHLFHAVARKPPDASGP; encoded by the coding sequence ATGACCACCCGCTCCGAGTGGGCCGAGTACTACGACGAGCACGAGGGTCGCGAGCCGCGCGAGATGCTCCTCGAGGTCCTCGACGCGTTCGGTGCGAGCGAAGAGCGTTCGGCCGTCGATCTAGGGTGCGGATCGGGAATCGACACACTGGCCATGCTCCGGCGGGGATGGCGAGTGTTCGCCATCGATGCCGAGGAGGAGGCGATCGAGCGCGTTCGCCGTCGAGTCCCGGGGACTGTGTCCAGCCGCCTGACGACGGTCGTGTCGAGGATGGAGGACGTGGATCTTCCTACCGGCGTCGATCTGGTCTGGGCGAGCTTCACCCTGTTCTTCTGCCGGCCCGACGCGTTCGGCGACGTGTGGAGCCGGATCGGCGACGCGATCGCGCCTGGAGGCCGGTTCGCGGGCGAGCTGCTCGGCGACCGCGATACCTGGGCGCCCGAGGACGACGTCTCGGCGTTCACGCACGACGAGGCGGTGGCGCTCTTCGACGGATTCGAGGTCGAGCGGTTCGACGAGGAAGAGGAAGACGGCCGCGCCACGTCCGAGGACAAGCACTGGCATCTCTTCCACGCGGTCGCGAGAAAGCCGCCGGACGCGTCAGGACCCTGA
- a CDS encoding sugar phosphate isomerase/epimerase yields the protein MKLGVFTVLYRELAFEQMLDKVKALGLDAVELGTGNYPGNHHCDPDELLADPTKATAFRRAVESRGLVISALSQHGNPVHPDAEFAKRDREVFDKTIRLAEVLEVPVVNAFSGCPGDHAGAKYPNWVTCPWPDDFLKVLEWQWDEVVIPYWTDAAELARAHGVTKIALEMHPGFVVYNPETLLKLRAAVGESIGANLDPSHLFWQGIDVVEAIKVLGADNAIFHVHAKDTFVDRRNVAVNGNLDTKHYDRVLERAWTFRTVGYGQGERTWRDFVSALRAVDYDYVLSIEHEDQLMSMDEGLRKAIELLQAVVIREEKPKMWWA from the coding sequence GTGAAGCTCGGCGTGTTCACGGTGCTGTACCGGGAACTGGCATTCGAGCAGATGCTCGACAAGGTCAAAGCGCTCGGCTTGGACGCGGTCGAGCTCGGGACGGGCAACTATCCCGGTAACCATCACTGCGACCCCGACGAGCTCCTCGCCGATCCGACCAAGGCAACCGCGTTTCGCCGCGCCGTCGAGTCGCGCGGCCTGGTGATCAGCGCGCTCAGCCAGCACGGGAACCCCGTTCATCCCGACGCCGAGTTCGCCAAGCGCGATCGGGAGGTGTTCGACAAGACGATCCGGTTGGCCGAGGTGCTCGAGGTCCCGGTCGTGAACGCATTTTCCGGCTGTCCCGGCGACCACGCCGGCGCGAAGTACCCGAACTGGGTCACCTGCCCGTGGCCGGACGACTTTCTGAAAGTGCTCGAGTGGCAGTGGGACGAGGTCGTGATCCCGTACTGGACGGACGCGGCCGAGCTCGCTCGGGCGCATGGCGTCACCAAGATCGCCCTCGAAATGCACCCCGGGTTCGTCGTCTACAACCCGGAGACGCTGTTGAAGCTCCGGGCCGCCGTCGGCGAGTCCATCGGCGCGAACCTCGACCCCAGCCACCTGTTCTGGCAGGGGATCGACGTCGTCGAGGCGATCAAGGTCCTCGGCGCCGACAACGCGATCTTCCACGTGCATGCCAAGGACACGTTCGTCGACCGTCGGAACGTCGCCGTGAACGGGAACCTCGACACCAAGCACTACGACAGGGTGCTGGAGCGGGCGTGGACGTTCCGAACCGTCGGCTACGGACAGGGCGAACGCACCTGGCGCGACTTCGTCTCCGCGCTCCGAGCGGTCGACTACGACTACGTGTTGAGCATCGAGCACGAGGACCAGCTCATGTCGATGGACGAGGGGCTCCGCAAGGCGATCGAGCTGCTGCAGGCCGTGGTGATCCGCGAGGAGAAGCCGAAGATGTGGTGGGCGTAG
- a CDS encoding ABC transporter ATP-binding protein, with the protein MRTDEPELEAPQRVARDVFGRGIRLILSYVRMHPKPFALAVAGALLFAVGSVAVTIALGRVTDRVLRPAFTPEGVSASTIWLGVAAVVGLACIRAAGIGIRRYFSGVMGSSVAASLRDRVSDRYRDLSLSYHRGRPTGELLAHMEADVEASIEVIYPVPFSVGVILLVVFALISLVVTDPFLTLVGLVVIPTLGLMNRAFARRMQAPVERAQERIGEVSAIAHESIDGALVVKTLGRENAEVNRLRTKAQELRDQRVRAGYVRATFEEGLEALPNLAVIVLLAIGSWRLSTGDVTLGTLVQVVTLFGLLSWPMRFVGWILAEIPRAVVGHGRVTEVLEQPVTIDLPADPTPLPDGPLDVRAEALTYGFDGFRVLDEVAFHIEENESVAIVGATGVGKSTLAQLIVRLDDPDSGEILLGGVNVRHVEPRSLRRAASIVFQESFLFANTVAENIGLDSDATRQDIERAATIARADRFIRDLPNGYDTVLGERGHTLSGGERQRVALARALVRSPRVLILDDATSAVDPTIEAEILAALRTNLQTTLIVVAYRLSTIRLADRVLYLDDGRIRATGSHDELMAEPGYAAMIRAYERRERRAATEQGADREAARR; encoded by the coding sequence ATGCGGACCGACGAACCCGAGCTCGAGGCGCCCCAGCGCGTCGCTCGCGACGTGTTCGGGCGCGGCATCCGCCTGATCCTGTCCTACGTCCGGATGCACCCCAAGCCGTTCGCGCTCGCCGTGGCCGGTGCCCTCCTGTTCGCCGTCGGATCGGTCGCCGTCACCATCGCCCTCGGGCGCGTCACGGATCGAGTCCTGCGGCCGGCGTTCACCCCCGAGGGGGTCTCGGCGTCCACGATCTGGCTCGGGGTCGCCGCGGTGGTGGGTCTGGCCTGCATCCGAGCCGCCGGCATCGGCATCCGCCGGTACTTCAGCGGTGTGATGGGTTCATCGGTCGCCGCGTCGCTGCGCGACCGAGTCTCCGACCGCTACCGCGATCTGTCGCTCTCGTACCACCGCGGACGACCCACGGGCGAGCTGCTCGCGCACATGGAGGCCGACGTCGAGGCGTCGATCGAAGTCATCTACCCCGTCCCCTTCTCGGTGGGGGTGATCCTCCTCGTCGTCTTTGCTCTGATCTCGCTCGTCGTGACCGACCCGTTTCTCACGCTGGTCGGCCTCGTCGTCATCCCAACGCTCGGATTGATGAACCGCGCGTTCGCTCGACGGATGCAGGCGCCGGTCGAGCGCGCGCAGGAGCGGATCGGCGAGGTCTCGGCGATCGCGCACGAGTCGATCGACGGCGCGCTGGTCGTCAAGACGCTCGGCCGGGAGAACGCCGAGGTGAACAGGCTCCGCACAAAGGCACAGGAGCTGCGCGACCAACGTGTGCGAGCCGGCTACGTCCGAGCGACATTCGAGGAAGGGCTCGAGGCGCTCCCCAATCTCGCGGTGATCGTTCTGCTCGCGATCGGGTCGTGGCGCCTGTCGACCGGCGACGTGACGCTCGGAACGCTCGTCCAGGTCGTCACGCTGTTCGGTCTGCTGTCGTGGCCGATGCGGTTCGTCGGCTGGATCCTCGCCGAGATCCCGCGCGCCGTCGTCGGGCACGGTCGCGTCACCGAGGTGCTCGAGCAGCCGGTCACGATCGACCTCCCCGCCGACCCGACCCCGCTCCCCGACGGCCCGCTCGACGTTCGCGCCGAGGCCCTGACGTACGGGTTCGACGGCTTCCGGGTGCTCGACGAAGTGGCGTTCCACATCGAAGAGAACGAGTCTGTCGCGATCGTCGGCGCGACCGGCGTCGGCAAGTCGACGCTCGCGCAACTGATCGTTCGGCTCGACGACCCCGATTCCGGCGAGATCCTCCTCGGCGGAGTCAACGTCCGCCACGTCGAGCCCAGGTCACTTCGTCGCGCGGCATCGATCGTGTTCCAGGAGAGCTTCCTGTTCGCGAACACCGTCGCCGAGAACATCGGGCTGGATTCGGACGCGACGCGACAGGACATCGAACGCGCCGCCACCATCGCGCGCGCCGATCGCTTCATCCGCGACCTCCCGAACGGCTACGACACGGTCCTCGGCGAACGCGGGCACACGCTCTCGGGCGGTGAGCGCCAGCGGGTCGCGCTCGCCCGCGCGCTCGTGCGGAGCCCTCGCGTCCTGATCCTCGACGACGCGACGAGCGCGGTCGACCCGACGATCGAAGCGGAGATCCTGGCGGCCCTTCGAACGAACCTGCAGACGACGCTGATCGTCGTCGCTTACCGACTCTCCACGATCCGCCTGGCCGACCGGGTCCTGTACCTGGACGACGGACGCATCCGGGCGACCGGTTCGCACGACGAGCTCATGGCCGAGCCCGGCTACGCCGCCATGATCCGCGCGTACGAGCGCCGGGAGCGTCGGGCGGCAACCGAGCAAGGCGCCGACCGTGAGGCGGCACGAAGATGA
- a CDS encoding Gfo/Idh/MocA family oxidoreductase has protein sequence MASRGTPIRAAIVGTGFAGSAHVDSLSRLRDVELVGVLASTPERSQTAAERLRLSRAYASLADVLDDDVDVIHNCTPNVFHAEVTAAALVAGKHVLSEKPLAMDSAETSALVSAASSANVVTGVCFNYRHFPLVQQIRAELASGAHGAAHLVRGAYLQDWLLFAEDWNWRLEAARAGSTRAVGDIGSHWLDLAQHVTGDVVVAVMAQLGRVHDERVRPTAEAETFRRGEGPTERVPVDTDDFANVLLQFRSGARGVLTVSQVTAGAKNRLTIGVDAATASFEWNQEEPNTLRVGRRDGASLEVPRDPGALAPPAAALAHLPGGHTEGWADALRNLFEDFYAAVAAHRDGRTRNGTFATFEDAHRVTRLVEAIAESDREQRWIEVRMERQGAST, from the coding sequence GTGGCTTCGCGGGGGACGCCGATCCGAGCAGCGATCGTCGGGACCGGGTTCGCCGGGTCGGCGCACGTCGACTCGTTGTCGCGCCTTCGCGACGTCGAGCTGGTCGGGGTGCTGGCGAGCACGCCGGAGCGATCTCAGACAGCGGCCGAACGGCTTCGCCTCTCACGCGCCTATGCGTCGTTGGCGGACGTGCTCGACGACGACGTCGACGTCATCCACAACTGCACGCCGAACGTGTTCCACGCCGAGGTGACCGCCGCGGCACTTGTGGCCGGCAAGCACGTCCTGTCCGAGAAGCCGCTAGCGATGGACTCGGCCGAGACGTCCGCGCTCGTCTCGGCGGCGTCGTCGGCGAACGTCGTGACCGGCGTGTGTTTCAACTACCGGCACTTCCCGCTCGTCCAGCAGATCCGCGCCGAGCTCGCGTCCGGCGCGCACGGCGCGGCGCATCTTGTTCGTGGCGCGTATCTCCAGGACTGGCTGCTGTTCGCCGAGGACTGGAACTGGCGGTTGGAGGCCGCCCGAGCCGGTAGTACCCGCGCGGTCGGCGACATCGGGTCGCACTGGCTGGACCTCGCGCAGCACGTCACGGGCGACGTGGTTGTCGCGGTGATGGCGCAGCTCGGGCGGGTGCACGATGAGCGGGTTCGTCCGACAGCGGAGGCCGAGACGTTTCGGCGCGGGGAGGGACCGACCGAACGCGTTCCCGTCGACACCGACGACTTCGCGAACGTGCTGCTGCAATTTAGGAGTGGCGCGCGCGGAGTCCTCACGGTGTCGCAGGTGACTGCGGGGGCGAAGAACCGGCTGACGATCGGCGTGGACGCGGCGACGGCGTCGTTCGAGTGGAACCAGGAGGAGCCGAACACGCTTCGCGTGGGTCGGCGCGACGGCGCGAGCCTCGAGGTCCCCCGCGACCCCGGCGCGCTCGCGCCGCCTGCGGCGGCGCTCGCCCACCTCCCCGGCGGCCACACAGAAGGCTGGGCCGATGCGCTGCGGAACCTGTTCGAGGACTTCTATGCCGCCGTCGCCGCGCATCGCGACGGGCGAACGCGCAACGGAACGTTCGCGACGTTCGAGGACGCGCATCGGGTGACACGACTGGTGGAGGCGATCGCCGAGAGCGATCGGGAGCAACGCTGGATCGAAGTACGAATGGAACGACAGGGGGCATCGACGTGA
- a CDS encoding fumarylacetoacetate hydrolase family protein, with protein sequence MANALFRIETPDGNVRVARGDVESGPVELVELTELSGIDAGALRRALDGPGDGDIPPGSRVLPPVAPTQEVWAAGVTYERSLEARSEEAADATPYDLVYVAERPELFFKAPGWRVRGPNEPIAIRADSGWDVPEPELALVLDTEMNVIGYTIGNDVSSRTIEGENPLYLPQAKVYDGACAFGPALVAADRVEPPFDIRVDIVREGVSVFSGETSTAKMRRSFEELAAHLGRALTLPHGAILLTGTGIVPDTTVTLHEGDVVRIEIDRLGVLENRVEIVGRG encoded by the coding sequence ATGGCGAACGCTCTGTTCCGCATCGAGACGCCCGATGGCAACGTCCGCGTCGCGCGTGGCGATGTCGAGTCCGGCCCGGTCGAGCTCGTCGAGCTCACCGAGCTTTCCGGCATCGACGCGGGAGCTCTTCGCCGAGCGCTGGACGGTCCCGGTGACGGCGACATACCTCCCGGCTCGCGCGTCCTCCCACCGGTCGCGCCAACGCAAGAGGTGTGGGCCGCCGGGGTCACGTACGAGCGGTCACTCGAGGCGCGTAGCGAAGAAGCGGCCGACGCGACGCCGTACGACCTCGTGTACGTTGCCGAACGCCCCGAGCTCTTCTTCAAGGCGCCCGGCTGGCGCGTTCGAGGGCCGAACGAACCGATCGCCATCCGCGCCGACTCGGGATGGGACGTTCCCGAACCGGAGCTCGCCCTCGTGCTCGACACGGAGATGAACGTCATCGGCTACACGATCGGCAACGACGTCTCGTCTCGGACGATCGAGGGCGAGAACCCGCTCTACCTGCCGCAGGCCAAGGTCTACGACGGGGCGTGCGCGTTCGGACCGGCGCTCGTCGCGGCCGACCGCGTCGAGCCGCCGTTCGACATCCGCGTCGACATCGTGCGCGAGGGCGTCAGCGTGTTCTCGGGCGAGACGAGTACCGCGAAGATGCGCCGGTCGTTCGAAGAGCTCGCCGCGCACCTCGGCCGCGCGCTCACGCTTCCGCACGGCGCGATCCTGCTCACCGGTACCGGTATCGTGCCTGACACAACCGTGACGCTCCACGAGGGCGACGTCGTCCGGATCGAGATCGACCGCCTCGGGGTGCTCGAGAATCGAGTCGAGATCGTCGGTCGCGGGTAG
- a CDS encoding aldo/keto reductase — MEMRRLGATGAKISVIGLGTWEAGGDEWDKRSDDDAIHAMHAAIDAGMNWIDTAESYGGGRSEELIGEVLRDRRDEVLVFTKVAHFASGLRPDDIRRAIRGSLKRLGTDRVDLYQIHWPAEHIVPIEEAWSTMAEVADEGLARHIGVSNFDRTLVERCLAIRQVDSVQNRLSLLAQRDRDRLIPWLAARGIGYLGYSPLAFGLLTGSITRETTFEPDDWRSGQGDVGYYDEYFAPGVIGPHLDKVERLRPIAAGLGVPTGTLALRAVLEITGVSGVIVGSRDERHVRDNTSAGEFRLDDETKREIDAIFLG; from the coding sequence ATGGAGATGCGAAGGCTCGGAGCGACAGGCGCCAAGATCTCGGTGATCGGCCTCGGCACGTGGGAGGCGGGCGGCGACGAGTGGGACAAACGCTCCGACGACGACGCGATCCACGCCATGCACGCCGCGATCGATGCCGGGATGAACTGGATCGATACGGCGGAGTCGTACGGCGGCGGGCGCTCCGAGGAGCTCATCGGCGAGGTGCTCCGCGACCGCCGGGACGAGGTGCTGGTGTTCACGAAGGTGGCGCACTTCGCGTCCGGCCTCCGCCCCGACGACATCCGCCGCGCGATCCGCGGTTCGCTGAAGCGTCTGGGAACGGATCGGGTCGACCTGTACCAGATCCACTGGCCGGCGGAGCACATCGTGCCCATCGAGGAAGCGTGGTCGACGATGGCCGAGGTTGCCGACGAAGGACTCGCCCGCCACATCGGCGTGTCGAACTTCGATCGGACGCTCGTCGAACGGTGCCTTGCGATCCGACAAGTGGACTCGGTCCAGAACCGGCTGTCGCTCCTCGCGCAGCGCGATCGCGACAGACTCATACCGTGGCTCGCCGCGCGGGGCATCGGTTACCTCGGCTACTCGCCGCTAGCGTTCGGGCTGCTGACCGGCTCGATCACGCGTGAGACGACGTTCGAACCCGACGACTGGCGGAGCGGCCAGGGCGACGTCGGCTACTACGATGAGTACTTCGCGCCCGGCGTGATCGGTCCGCACCTCGACAAGGTCGAAAGACTCCGCCCGATCGCCGCAGGGCTGGGTGTACCGACTGGCACGCTCGCGCTCCGGGCCGTGCTCGAGATCACCGGCGTGAGCGGCGTGATCGTTGGGTCGCGCGACGAGCGGCACGTGCGTGACAACACGTCGGCCGGCGAGTTCCGGCTCGACGACGAAACGAAGCGCGAGATCGACGCGATCTTCCTCGGATAG
- a CDS encoding MFS transporter, protein MPIISLRPRLSPIWQNRDFRNYWFGEAVSGLGDSLTHFALPIVAAVTLRVTPGQMGLIRALGNVPNVAIGLLAGVWVDRVSRRKLLIWINAAAAVLVASIPVAFVLGSLTVGHLYVLSLAFGIAWPFWYSAWAAFLPSVVEREHLVEANSKLMLIFSSTGITGPGVGGILIGLMKAPFLMVIDAVSFVATIAFLAGIRVPERRADEAEEAASVFRRIVEGLRVTFVDPMQRAITVPRAILDLIDAISLTVIVLYILREVGLSPQLMGLAFALSSVGFVAGSLIAPRVERRLDIGGMIVLGLFLVAASPYTMVVANDSLPDTVNVLLFAFPGFIGGTGGVIQYIGLTALRQSITPERVLGRVWASASVLGAVMSVIGALLGGLLGDTVGLRPAVAIAAVAYAIPFLYSLVSPLRRAARIVATVGTQDEAITDTTTT, encoded by the coding sequence ATGCCGATCATCTCGCTCCGCCCGCGTTTGTCGCCGATCTGGCAGAACCGCGACTTCCGCAACTACTGGTTCGGCGAGGCCGTCTCGGGCCTCGGCGACAGCCTCACTCACTTCGCGCTCCCGATCGTGGCAGCCGTGACGCTTCGCGTGACGCCCGGACAGATGGGGTTGATCCGCGCGCTCGGCAACGTCCCGAACGTCGCGATCGGGCTCTTGGCGGGGGTCTGGGTCGACCGCGTCTCACGCCGGAAACTCCTCATCTGGATAAACGCTGCCGCGGCCGTCCTCGTCGCATCGATTCCCGTGGCGTTCGTCCTCGGCTCTCTCACAGTCGGGCACCTCTACGTGCTGTCACTTGCCTTCGGCATCGCCTGGCCGTTCTGGTACTCCGCATGGGCCGCGTTCCTCCCCTCGGTCGTCGAGCGCGAGCACCTCGTCGAGGCGAACAGCAAGCTGATGCTCATCTTCTCGTCGACGGGTATCACAGGGCCGGGGGTCGGCGGCATTTTGATCGGATTGATGAAGGCGCCGTTCCTTATGGTGATCGACGCGGTCTCCTTCGTCGCGACGATCGCGTTTCTCGCTGGCATCCGCGTGCCGGAGCGCCGTGCCGACGAGGCCGAGGAGGCGGCGTCCGTGTTCCGGCGGATCGTCGAGGGGCTCCGTGTGACGTTCGTCGACCCCATGCAGCGCGCCATCACGGTCCCTCGCGCCATCCTCGACCTGATCGACGCCATCTCGCTCACCGTGATCGTTCTCTACATCCTTCGCGAGGTCGGACTGAGCCCTCAGCTCATGGGGCTCGCTTTCGCGCTGAGCTCCGTCGGGTTCGTGGCCGGTTCGCTGATCGCGCCTCGCGTGGAGCGTCGATTGGATATCGGCGGCATGATCGTGCTCGGCCTGTTCCTCGTTGCGGCGAGCCCGTACACGATGGTCGTCGCGAACGACTCGCTGCCAGACACGGTGAACGTCCTGCTCTTCGCCTTTCCGGGCTTCATCGGCGGAACCGGCGGCGTGATCCAGTACATCGGCCTGACGGCGCTCCGACAATCGATTACGCCCGAGCGCGTGTTGGGGCGCGTCTGGGCGAGCGCGAGCGTGCTCGGCGCGGTGATGTCGGTGATCGGCGCGCTCCTCGGCGGTCTCCTCGGCGATACCGTCGGCCTGCGCCCGGCCGTCGCGATCGCCGCTGTGGCGTACGCCATTCCGTTCCTGTACTCGCTCGTGTCGCCGTTGCGCAGGGCGGCACGCATCGTCGCGACGGTCGGCACGCAGGACGAAGCGATTACCGACACGACGACGACCTGA
- a CDS encoding ABC transporter ATP-binding protein, translated as MSATTIDPTQVDAREDDLPIPAHLRSAWSVLFEGLRLSPELRKGLGFTIAISLGAVIGNLATPILIQQIFDHGFRGGFRATFVFGLCAVAFGIVTLAFLAARAAARRLVRSSEEALMGLRVRGFEHIHRLSIATQSRERRGVLVARVTADVDTLAEFTEEGAISWIWAIVQIVVVFVIMLLFSWQLTIPVVLLVLPLLLVMGKLQASMSAAYDAVRVRVGEMLSEVSESVMGADVVRAYGLEERVDMRVKRSIHERYRAHVLAHLRTATMWPMGTVFWGLAYAVVIVVGAMFGPEWGLTFGTVSAFLFLADMFLHPFTDLPEIYAQTQTAIAGWRKILALLEMPVDVQEPSPGVALRGGALDVKAEDVSYRYGDGPLVLRDVSVEVQPGAHVAVVGETGSGKTTFCKLLARLADPVSGRIEVGGVELGEVARASRQNAIRMVPQDGFLFDLTVRENVRAGREGASDRDVESAFDELGLRDWVESLSHGLETRVGERGEALSVGERQLVSLVRAQIGNPGLLILDEATSAVDPATERRISEALRRVSAGRTTITIAHRLSTAEGADEIFVFDAGRVVERGRHAELVDAGGTYAGLYRSWLGNVRA; from the coding sequence ATGAGTGCGACGACGATCGACCCCACGCAGGTCGACGCCCGCGAAGACGACCTCCCCATCCCGGCGCACCTCCGGAGCGCGTGGAGCGTCCTGTTCGAGGGCCTGCGTCTCAGTCCCGAGCTCCGGAAGGGCCTCGGGTTCACCATCGCCATCTCGCTCGGCGCAGTCATCGGCAACCTGGCGACGCCGATCCTGATCCAGCAGATCTTCGATCACGGCTTCCGCGGCGGGTTCCGCGCAACGTTCGTGTTCGGTCTGTGCGCCGTCGCGTTCGGCATCGTCACGCTGGCGTTCCTCGCGGCGCGAGCAGCGGCTCGCCGGCTGGTTCGCTCCTCGGAGGAAGCGCTGATGGGCCTGCGCGTGCGGGGCTTCGAGCACATCCATCGACTGTCGATCGCCACGCAATCGCGCGAACGCCGCGGCGTGCTCGTAGCCCGCGTCACTGCCGACGTGGACACGCTCGCCGAGTTCACCGAGGAAGGGGCGATCTCGTGGATCTGGGCGATCGTCCAGATCGTCGTGGTGTTCGTGATCATGCTCCTGTTCTCGTGGCAGCTCACGATCCCCGTCGTACTTCTCGTCCTGCCGCTGCTGCTGGTGATGGGCAAGCTGCAAGCGTCGATGTCGGCGGCGTACGACGCCGTCCGGGTCCGCGTCGGGGAGATGCTGTCGGAGGTCTCCGAGAGCGTGATGGGCGCCGACGTCGTCCGCGCCTACGGACTCGAGGAGCGCGTCGACATGCGCGTCAAGCGCTCGATCCACGAGCGGTATCGCGCGCACGTGCTCGCGCACCTTCGCACCGCCACGATGTGGCCGATGGGGACGGTGTTCTGGGGCCTCGCGTACGCCGTCGTCATCGTGGTCGGCGCGATGTTCGGTCCGGAGTGGGGGCTGACCTTCGGAACCGTGTCGGCGTTCCTTTTCCTCGCCGACATGTTCCTGCACCCGTTCACCGACCTTCCCGAGATCTACGCGCAGACGCAGACCGCGATTGCCGGCTGGCGCAAGATCCTCGCGCTCCTCGAGATGCCCGTGGACGTGCAGGAGCCGTCGCCCGGCGTGGCGCTCCGCGGCGGCGCGCTCGACGTGAAGGCCGAGGACGTCTCGTACCGCTATGGAGACGGGCCGCTCGTTCTGCGCGACGTATCCGTGGAGGTCCAACCCGGGGCACACGTCGCGGTGGTCGGCGAGACCGGTTCGGGGAAGACCACGTTCTGCAAGCTCCTCGCGCGCCTCGCCGATCCGGTGAGCGGACGCATCGAGGTCGGTGGCGTCGAACTGGGCGAGGTCGCTCGCGCATCGCGCCAGAACGCGATCCGGATGGTGCCGCAGGACGGGTTCCTGTTCGACCTCACCGTTCGGGAGAACGTTCGCGCGGGCCGTGAAGGCGCGAGCGACCGCGACGTCGAGTCGGCGTTCGACGAGCTCGGCCTGCGTGACTGGGTGGAGTCGCTGTCCCACGGGCTCGAGACGCGCGTGGGCGAACGGGGCGAGGCGCTCTCGGTCGGCGAACGCCAGCTCGTTTCGCTCGTGCGGGCGCAGATCGGGAACCCCGGACTGCTGATCCTCGACGAGGCGACGAGCGCCGTCGATCCGGCCACCGAGCGCCGCATCTCCGAGGCGTTGCGCCGGGTGTCGGCCGGGCGAACGACGATCACGATCGCGCACCGCCTGTCGACCGCAGAGGGCGCCGACGAGATCTTCGTGTTCGACGCCGGCCGGGTGGTCGAACGCGGCAGACACGCGGAGCTCGTCGACGCCGGGGGAACGTACGCCGGGCTCTACCGCAGCTGGCTTGGCAACGTCCGCGCGTAG